In a genomic window of Mastacembelus armatus chromosome 3, fMasArm1.2, whole genome shotgun sequence:
- the tmc3 gene encoding transmembrane channel-like protein 3 has translation MSTVSEPLVSSSRTLSAAKRHKSIRKNSRRIYSAYQDHQQGSSDDDDKEDERVDSNDPEEMFQNIQYQKEIIANIRTRPWPMRRKLKVLKQAREIVLKYEGRLTRTRGYQTAGADLLKKLSRVLYNVVVLFIPWEVRIKKIESHFGSGVASYFIFLRWLFGINIVLTIMTGAFIVLPELLAGAPFGTTRSKTIPKEHLASAQDLDTIWSLGGYLQYSVLFYGYYGRVRKIGSAGYRLPLAYFLVGMAVFAYSFIILLRKMAKNSRLSLASASDENFTFCWRVFCAWDYLIGNPEAAESKGAAIVNNIREAIVEEQEKKKDTSLAVLISLRILANILVLLSLAGSIYIIYFVVDRSQRLEQEKPELTLWEKNEVSVVVSLITMIAPSAFELVAQLEMYHPRTSLRFQLARVLVLYLGNLYSLIIALLDKVNSMSSAVPASSGNWSDSTSFLATISQPEVDSLSTLVSEISVPEHQNSTIATIATVLDVTNSSRSRSATVSNQTALFEKNTRSQQDQCWETYVGQEMLKLSIIDMIFTVASILLIDFIRGLVVRYLSDCCCWDLESKFPEYGEFKIAENVLHLIYNQGMIWMGAFFSPCLPAFNVLKLIGLMYLRSWAVLTCNVPHQQVFRASRSNNFYLAMLLFMLFLCMLPTIFAIVRYRPSQHCGPFSGQEKIYDIISETVASDFPLWFSKVMSYVTSPVVVLPALLLLFMLIYYLQAIARSLKFTNNQLRMQLQTERTEDKKKVFQMAAARLQAPEAAADKKPDQQESDITSQEASIHTPSPRRNGSVTNFQSPVRRGNSIRTITQSASRADLNRASVTGSVRSPTVTTLPKHRLEHIPNRPPPFLGGPSGTCRSKSYHHMAYNPPARSFDHIHSDPLYRKTIRSIHPVEAAGIISAQSYGGRRGHTTRYVIVNEHEPRKKLLRSATRIPRHYLMGEPAEILELYPRNIKRYTPRSTHHQPHSHRPYPSQQHLSEEEEEEGKGRGRMSLGKTHRPHSLSDLHQSAHFYIGDHAARGRYAAQKGGEDEDGEGEMDWGESHSQSQANVRGADPLFVRTRRHNNSPGKHCPSPARARHMESHVKPKTRPKLETPLTESDTASLASSSDQQNSSTDQYIQVIHNKERYLKSDARQGKLAKKKSKTNFDLNVTESNDLLCSNV, from the exons CTCCTCAGATGATGACGATAAAGAGGATGAGCGGGTGGACAGCAACGACCCAGAGGAAATGTTCCAGAACATTCAGTACCAAAAGGAGATCATCGCCAACATTCGGACCAGACCTTGGCCAATGAGACGCAAACTCAAAGTTTTAAA gCAGGCCAGAGAGATTGTCCTGAAGTATGAGGGTCGACTGACCAGAACCAGAGGCTACCAGACTGCAGGAGCTGAC ctgctgaagaaaCTTTCCCGTGTGCTGTACAACGTTGTGGTTCTGTTCATTCCCTGGGAAGTCAGGATCAAGAAAATTGAAA GTCATTTTGGGTCCGGCGTGGCCTCCTACTTCATCTTCCTTCGCTGGTTGTTCGGGATCAACATTGTCCTGACCATCATGACTGGAGCCTTTATCGTACTTCCAGAG CTGCTGGCAGGAGCGCCGTTTGGAACAACAAGGAGTAAAACGATTCCTAAGGAGCATCTGGCTTCAGCCCAGGACCTGGACACCATCTGGTCTCTTGGG GGCTACCTGCAGTACTCTGTGTTATTCTATGGTTATTATGGCAGAGTGAGAAAAATTGGCAGTGCTGGGTACCGGTTGCCCCTCGCCTACTTCCTCGTCGGGATGGCTGTCTTTGCCTACAGTTTCATCATTCTGTTAAGAAA AATGGCCAAGAACTCTCGTTTGAGCCTGGCCAGTGCCTCTGATGAGAACTTCACGTTTTGCTGGAGGGTTTTCTGTGCCTGGGATTACCTGATAGGAAACCCAGAAGCTGCAGAGAGCAAAGGAGCTGCCATCGTCAACAACATCAGG GAAGCCATTGTTGAGGagcaggaaaagaagaaagatacCAGTTT GGCTGTTCTGATCAGTCTGCGGATCTTGGCCAACATTCTGGTCCTGCTGTCTCTGGCCGGCAGCATCTACATCATCTACTTTGTTGTGGACCGTTCTCAGAGACTGGAGCAGGAGAAGCCGGAGCTGACGCTGTGGGAGAAGAATGAG GTGAGTGTGGTGGTTTCTCTCATCACCATGATTGCTCCATCTGCCTTTGAGCTGGTGGCTCAGCTGGAGATGTACCACCCACGAACCTCGCTGCGATTCCAGCTGGCCAG AGTGCTTGTTTTATACCTGGGTAATCTCTACAGCCTCATCATTGCACTCCTTGATAAAGTCAACAGTATGAGCTCTGCA GTCCCAGCGAGTTCAGGTAACTGGTCTGACTCCACTTCCTTCCTTGCCACCATCTCTCAGCCTGAAGTAGACAGCCTGTCCACCCTGGTGTCTGAGATCTCTGTCCCTGAGCATCAGAACAGCACCATAGCGACCATCGCCACGGTGCTGGATgtcaccaacagcagcagaagccGCTCAGCGACAGTCTCCAACCAGACAGCTCTGTTTGAAAAGAACACCCGCTCTCAGCAGGACCAGTGTTGGGAGACCTATGTTGGACAG GAGATGCTGAAGCTGTCCATCATTGACATGATTTTTACAGTGGCCAGCATCCTGCTGATTGACTTCATTAGAGGTTTGGTCGTTCGCTACCTgagtgactgctgctgctgggattTAGAGAGCAAGTTT ccTGAATATGGAGAGTTCAAAATAGCTGAGAATGTCTTGCATCTGATTTATAACCAAGGAATGATCTG GATGGGAGCGTTTTTCTCTCCTTGTCTTCCTGCCTTCAATGTGTTGAAGCTGATTGGTCTCATGTATCTGAGGAGCTGGGCCGTCCTCACCTGTAATGTTCCCCATCAGCAGGTGTTCCGGGCTTCCAG ATCTAACAATTTCTACCTGGCTATGCTGCTTTTCATGCTGTTTCTCTGTATGCTGCCCACCATCTTTGCCATTGTGAGATACAGACCATCACAGCATTGCGGACCATTCAG TGGTCAGGAGAAGATCTATGACATCATCTCTGAGACTGTGGCCAGTGACTTCCCCCTGTGGTTCAGTAAAGTAATGAGTTACGTGACCAGCCCTGTGGTAGTGCTGCCAGCACTGCTCCTACTGTT CATGCTGATATACTATCTCCAGGCCATTGCCCGATCCCTCAAATTCACCAACAATCAACTAAGGATGCAGCTTCAGACT gAGCGCACTGAGGACAAGAAGAAAGTCTTCCAGATGGCTGCAG CCAGACTGCAGGCTCCTGAGGCTGCGGCAGACAAAAAGCCAGATCAGCAGGAGAGCGACATCACCAGCCAGGAGGCCTCCATCCACACTCCATCTCCCCGACGCAATGGCAGCGTCACAAACTTTCAGTCTCCTGTTCGTCGTGGAAACAGCATCCGCACCATCACCCAATCAGCATCGAGGGCGGACCTGAACAGAGCAAGTGTGACTGGATCTGTCAGAAGTCCAACAGTGACCACGCTGCCCAAACACAGGCTGGAGCATATACCTAACAG GCCCCCACCATTTCTTGGTGGCCCTAGTGGTACCTGCAGGTCCAAGTCCTACCATCACATGGCATACAATCCCCCTGCTCGCTCTTTTGACCACATCCACTCTGACCCCCTGTACAGGAAGACCATACGCTCCATACATCCTGTCGAGGCTGCTGGGATCATCAGTGCACAGAGTTATGGAGGACGACGTGGTCACACCACCCGCTATGTGATTGTCAATGAGCATGAGCCCAGGAAGAAGCTGCTGCGCTCAGCCACTCGGATCCCACGCCATTACCTCATGGGGGAGCCTGCAGAGATCCTGGAGCTGTACCCACGTAACATCAAACGCTACACACCCCGTTCCACTCACCACCAACCACACTCTCACCGGCCCTACCCATCACAGCAGCATctgagtgaggaggaggaggaagaaggaaaaggCAGGGGAAGGATGTCGTTGGGGAAGACTCATCGGCCCCATTCCCTCTCTGACCTCCACCAGTCAGCACATTTCTACATCGGTGACCATGCGGCTCGAGGAAGATATGCAGCACAAAAAGGAGGTGAAGATGAAGACGGTGAAGGAGAAATGGATTGGGGAGAGTCACATTCTCAGTCCCAGGCCAATGTAAGAGGAGCAGACCCTCTTTTTGTGCGAACCAGGCGTCACAACAATTCCCCAGGAAAACACTGTCCATCTCCGGCCAGGGCCAGGCACATGGAATCTCATGTGAAGCCCAAGACAAGGCCAAAGCTGGAGACCCCCCTGACCGAATCAGACACAGCCTCCCTGGCCTCCAGCAGCGaccagcagaacagcagcactgaCCAGTACATACAGGTCATCCATAACAAAGAGCGCTATCTGAAGTCTGATGCAAGGCAAGGAAAGCTGGCCAAAAAGAAATCCAAAACCAACTTTGATCTAAACGTCACCGAGTCAAATGACCTGCTCTGCTCGAACGTATGA